One Microbacterium sp. zg-B96 genomic region harbors:
- a CDS encoding SDR family NAD(P)-dependent oxidoreductase, with product MWPDVESLVPPVTPTTSDLPPSGIDPEDLAVTLKVLAGMDEVDQTHPDYVAVRQATAAMFKAVKKVRRREIRDAIADADRAVVAATATGAPDRIDDETRGIPISTATTAPTAGTLIKARGCYICKQPYTVVDAFYHQLCPSCAAMSHAKREARTDLTGRRALLTGGRAKIGMYIALRLLRDGAHTTITTRFPRDAVRRFSSLPDSADWIHRLKIVGIDLRDPAQVIGLADDVAAAGPLDILINNATQTVRRSPGAYQPLVDAELAPLPNGPLPELVTFGHTNDRHPQALERSVSAHPILAAAATRADELTEQAMTAGSSSLERLAAGTAIDAGGLLPDLEHVNSWTQRVDEVDPLEMLEVQLANTTAPFLLVSKLRPSLAASTARRTYIVNVSAMEGVFGRGYKGPGHPHTNMAKAAVNMLTRTSAREMLETDGILMTSVDTGWITDERPHPTKVRLAEEGFHAPLDLVDGAARVYDPIVRGEAGEDVFGVFLKDYAPGSW from the coding sequence ATGTGGCCGGACGTAGAATCACTTGTGCCCCCTGTGACTCCCACCACGTCCGACCTGCCGCCGAGCGGCATCGACCCGGAGGATCTCGCGGTCACGCTGAAGGTTCTTGCGGGCATGGACGAGGTCGACCAGACCCACCCCGATTACGTCGCCGTCCGCCAGGCGACCGCGGCGATGTTCAAGGCCGTGAAGAAGGTGCGCCGCCGGGAGATCCGTGACGCGATCGCCGACGCCGACCGTGCCGTGGTCGCGGCCACCGCCACGGGCGCGCCCGACCGGATCGACGACGAGACCCGCGGCATCCCGATCTCGACGGCTACGACCGCACCGACGGCGGGCACGCTGATCAAGGCGCGCGGCTGCTACATCTGCAAGCAGCCCTACACGGTCGTCGACGCGTTCTACCACCAGCTCTGCCCGTCGTGTGCGGCGATGAGCCACGCCAAGCGCGAAGCGCGCACCGACCTGACCGGTCGGCGCGCCCTGCTCACCGGCGGCCGCGCGAAGATCGGCATGTACATCGCGCTGCGCCTCCTGCGCGACGGCGCCCACACCACGATCACCACCCGGTTCCCGCGCGATGCGGTGCGCCGCTTCAGCAGCCTTCCGGATTCCGCGGACTGGATCCACCGCCTGAAGATCGTGGGCATCGACCTGCGCGACCCGGCTCAGGTGATCGGGCTCGCCGACGACGTCGCCGCGGCCGGGCCCTTGGACATCCTGATCAACAACGCCACGCAGACCGTGCGGCGCTCGCCGGGTGCGTATCAGCCCCTGGTGGATGCCGAGCTGGCACCGCTGCCGAACGGGCCGCTGCCGGAACTGGTCACCTTCGGGCACACCAACGACCGGCATCCGCAGGCCCTGGAGCGTTCGGTGAGCGCGCACCCGATCCTCGCCGCGGCAGCCACCCGCGCCGACGAGCTGACCGAGCAGGCGATGACGGCCGGCTCCAGTTCGCTCGAGCGGCTCGCCGCCGGCACCGCGATCGATGCCGGGGGGCTGCTGCCCGACCTCGAGCACGTCAACTCCTGGACCCAGCGCGTCGACGAGGTCGACCCGCTCGAGATGCTCGAGGTGCAGTTGGCGAACACGACGGCGCCGTTCCTGCTGGTGTCCAAGCTGCGTCCGTCGCTTGCGGCCAGCACCGCGCGGCGCACCTACATCGTGAACGTCAGCGCAATGGAGGGTGTCTTCGGTCGCGGTTACAAGGGACCCGGTCACCCGCACACCAACATGGCCAAGGCGGCCGTCAACATGCTCACGCGCACGAGCGCGCGCGAAATGCTCGAGACCGACGGCATCCTGATGACCAGCGTCGACACCGGCTGGATCACCGACGAGCGCCCGCACCCCACCAAGGTGCGCCTGGCCGAAGAGGGATTCCACGCACCGCTCGACCTCGTCGACGGCGCCGCCCGCGTCTACGACCCGATCGTGCGCGGCGAAGCCGGCGAAGACGTGTTCGGGGTGTTCCTCAAGGACTACGCGCCCGGCTCATGGTGA
- a CDS encoding NUDIX domain-containing protein — translation MTPTPSERAAARSIHVSAAVIVDDDGRLLLVRKAGTTAFMQPGGKPEPGETPSETLSRELAEEIGIRIPADDLQPLGAFEAAAANEPGFVVIADVFAADIGTQQPQVAAEIAELRWVTRADADQLEIAPLAREYFLPA, via the coding sequence GTGACCCCCACCCCCTCCGAACGCGCGGCCGCCCGCAGCATCCATGTCTCGGCGGCGGTCATCGTCGATGACGACGGCCGGCTGCTGCTGGTGCGCAAGGCGGGGACCACGGCATTCATGCAGCCCGGCGGCAAACCCGAGCCGGGCGAGACGCCCAGCGAGACGCTCAGCCGGGAACTGGCCGAGGAGATCGGCATCCGCATTCCGGCCGATGATCTGCAGCCGCTCGGCGCGTTCGAGGCCGCGGCTGCCAATGAGCCCGGCTTCGTCGTGATCGCCGACGTGTTCGCCGCCGATATCGGCACGCAGCAGCCGCAGGTGGCTGCCGAGATCGCCGAACTGCGCTGGGTCACGCGGGCGGATGCCGACCAGCTCGAGATCGCGCCACTGGCGCGGGAGTACTTCCTACCGGCCTGA
- a CDS encoding MFS transporter has product MTTSTAPVRTPGQTGHLPLRPLLILSLAVLVTVTAESLPAGLMPEMSADLGVPPVQIGLLISVWALTVIVTSIPLARATARLDRRLVVGISLATFALANLATALSPGYEFALATRIAAALSHGLFWAVVIVYASALLAPPHLGRGLAIVAAGGTAATVVGLPAATLLAQALGWRATFVVLGLVALLLGVVVVRGMPRYQPATPPRGKGNRLWGDPSLPALATFGVAAILIAAAQFASFTYIRPYLETSASIDAQWAAGLLFVYGAAGMVGVIIAGFLADRFPRSSFAMTLMLFAVAFATLAIAPGTLWAVVAGLVIWGFALGAIFPLLQTTLMRVATDNTRTLAGAGIVVFFNVGIAVGPWFGGLLGGETAPTVNMAASAVAMLVAAALGVVGFLLARRDLPRGHLADPDAATD; this is encoded by the coding sequence ATGACCACCTCAACGGCCCCCGTGCGGACGCCTGGACAGACGGGGCACCTGCCGCTGCGCCCCCTCCTGATCCTCAGCCTCGCCGTCCTTGTCACGGTCACGGCGGAGTCCCTTCCGGCGGGCCTCATGCCCGAGATGTCGGCGGATCTGGGCGTGCCGCCGGTGCAGATCGGGCTGCTCATCTCGGTATGGGCCCTGACCGTCATCGTGACGAGCATCCCCCTCGCGCGTGCCACCGCGCGCTTGGACAGGCGGCTTGTCGTGGGCATCTCGCTCGCGACGTTCGCGCTGGCGAACCTCGCGACCGCGCTCTCGCCCGGCTACGAGTTCGCCCTCGCCACCCGCATCGCCGCCGCCCTCTCCCACGGACTCTTCTGGGCCGTCGTGATCGTCTACGCCAGCGCCCTGCTGGCACCGCCGCATCTGGGCCGGGGCCTGGCGATCGTCGCGGCCGGCGGCACGGCCGCGACGGTCGTGGGCCTGCCGGCCGCCACCCTGCTCGCCCAGGCGCTGGGCTGGCGCGCGACGTTCGTCGTGCTGGGTTTGGTCGCACTGCTGCTCGGCGTCGTCGTCGTGCGTGGCATGCCCCGCTACCAGCCGGCGACACCACCACGCGGCAAGGGCAACCGGCTGTGGGGCGACCCGTCACTTCCCGCCCTGGCCACCTTCGGCGTCGCGGCGATCCTCATCGCGGCGGCACAGTTCGCGTCCTTCACCTACATCCGCCCCTATCTCGAGACCTCCGCCTCGATCGACGCGCAGTGGGCGGCCGGGCTGCTGTTCGTCTACGGCGCGGCCGGCATGGTGGGCGTCATCATCGCCGGGTTCCTCGCAGACCGCTTTCCACGCAGTTCGTTCGCGATGACCCTGATGTTGTTCGCCGTCGCGTTCGCCACCCTGGCGATCGCCCCGGGAACGCTCTGGGCGGTCGTGGCCGGCCTCGTGATCTGGGGCTTCGCACTGGGTGCGATCTTCCCGCTGCTGCAGACGACGCTGATGCGGGTCGCGACGGACAACACCCGCACCCTCGCGGGAGCGGGGATCGTGGTGTTCTTCAACGTCGGCATCGCCGTGGGTCCGTGGTTCGGCGGCCTTCTCGGTGGTGAAACCGCGCCGACGGTGAACATGGCGGCATCCGCCGTCGCGATGCTCGTTGCTGCGGCGCTCGGCGTCGTCGGCTTCCTGCTCGCCCGTCGAGACCTCCCCCGCGGACACCTCGCCGACCCGGATGCCGCCACGGACTGA
- a CDS encoding MerR family transcriptional regulator, whose translation MKIGELSERTGIPTRMLRYYEQQGLISSRRASNGYRAYDASDVELASRVRALVQSGLSTRMARIVLDIERQSEQGVPASCSIALAEELAEELTAIEERLSCLKRSRDSVARYLDQVRPAQVREVS comes from the coding sequence ATGAAGATCGGCGAACTGTCGGAACGAACCGGCATCCCCACTCGAATGCTGCGCTATTACGAGCAGCAGGGTCTCATCAGCTCGCGGCGCGCGTCGAACGGGTACCGCGCGTATGACGCGTCGGATGTCGAGCTCGCATCGCGGGTGCGCGCCCTCGTGCAATCGGGGCTGTCGACCCGGATGGCGCGGATCGTGCTCGACATCGAGCGGCAAAGTGAGCAGGGCGTGCCGGCATCCTGCTCGATCGCGCTCGCCGAGGAACTGGCGGAGGAACTCACCGCCATCGAGGAGCGTCTCTCGTGCCTCAAACGCAGTCGTGACTCGGTCGCGCGGTATCTGGACCAGGTGCGACCTGCACAGGTGCGCGAGGTGTCCTAG
- a CDS encoding aminotransferase class I/II-fold pyridoxal phosphate-dependent enzyme, producing the protein MPQPDYDALSESDLRAAGSVKWSTFPDTIGAFVAEMDFGLAPAINEALRGALDRGLTGYLPTQTATDMAEATAAWYAEAYGWAVPAERVRHVPDVIAAFELAIEKFTSPGSAVIVPTPAYMPFLFVPQLHGREVIEVPSIEIDGRMTMDLDAIGRAFDDGAGMVVLCNPHNPLGTVFRRDELVALSEVVADKGGRVFSDEIHAPLVYRPATHIPYASVSDVAGSHTITAASASKAWNLAGLKCAQVILSNDADAATWETFGFWAGHGTSTLGVIANTAAYSAGAPWLENVRDYLDGNRRLLAELLAEHVPQARMTLPEGTYIALIDFRAYRLEGDLGEWFREHAGVAMTDGAACGQAAIGHTRFVFALPRPLLREAVMRIARALDGRATKTAAA; encoded by the coding sequence GTGCCACAGCCCGACTACGACGCCCTCTCCGAATCCGACCTGCGAGCGGCGGGGAGCGTGAAGTGGTCGACGTTCCCGGACACGATCGGCGCGTTCGTCGCGGAGATGGACTTCGGTCTGGCTCCGGCGATCAACGAGGCGCTCCGGGGTGCCCTCGACCGCGGGCTGACCGGCTATCTGCCCACGCAGACGGCGACCGACATGGCTGAGGCCACGGCGGCCTGGTACGCCGAGGCATACGGGTGGGCGGTGCCGGCCGAGCGCGTGCGCCACGTTCCCGACGTCATCGCCGCCTTCGAGCTCGCGATCGAGAAGTTCACGAGCCCCGGCAGCGCCGTCATCGTGCCGACGCCGGCCTACATGCCGTTCCTGTTCGTGCCGCAGCTGCACGGGCGCGAGGTGATCGAAGTGCCGAGCATCGAGATCGATGGCCGCATGACCATGGACCTCGACGCCATCGGCCGCGCCTTCGACGACGGTGCCGGCATGGTCGTGCTGTGCAACCCGCACAACCCGCTCGGCACGGTGTTCCGCAGGGACGAGCTCGTCGCGCTGTCGGAGGTCGTCGCGGACAAGGGCGGGCGGGTGTTCTCGGACGAGATCCACGCGCCGCTGGTCTACCGACCCGCCACGCACATTCCCTATGCGTCCGTGTCCGACGTCGCGGGATCGCACACGATCACGGCCGCATCGGCGTCGAAGGCGTGGAACCTCGCGGGGCTGAAGTGCGCGCAGGTGATCCTCTCCAACGACGCGGATGCCGCGACGTGGGAGACGTTCGGCTTCTGGGCCGGCCACGGCACCTCGACGCTCGGCGTGATCGCCAACACCGCCGCCTACTCCGCGGGGGCGCCCTGGCTGGAGAACGTACGGGATTACCTCGACGGCAATCGGCGGCTGCTCGCCGAACTGCTGGCCGAGCACGTGCCGCAGGCGCGGATGACGCTCCCCGAGGGCACTTACATCGCGCTGATCGACTTCCGTGCGTACCGGCTCGAGGGCGACCTCGGCGAGTGGTTCCGTGAGCACGCCGGGGTGGCCATGACCGACGGCGCCGCGTGCGGGCAGGCCGCGATCGGCCACACGCGGTTCGTATTCGCCCTGCCGCGTCCGCTCCTGCGTGAAGCGGTCATGCGCATCGCGCGCGCCCTCGACGGCCGCGCGACGAAGACCGCCGCGGCGTAG
- a CDS encoding LacI family DNA-binding transcriptional regulator, with the protein MPFDVSVRAHRAPGGGTAMNDHRAPTIEDVAAAAGVSRSTVSRVINDDEKVSARTRTAVNQAVSDLAYAPNPAARSLARARAGRTRDATAS; encoded by the coding sequence GTGCCGTTCGACGTCTCAGTGCGGGCGCACCGCGCGCCGGGAGGAGGGACTGCCATGAACGACCATCGCGCCCCGACCATCGAGGATGTCGCCGCCGCGGCCGGCGTATCGAGGTCGACCGTGTCGCGGGTGATCAACGATGACGAAAAGGTGAGTGCGCGCACGCGCACTGCTGTGAATCAGGCGGTCAGTGACCTCGCTTATGCACCGAATCCGGCCGCGCGGTCGCTGGCCCGTGCCCGGGCCGGGCGCACCCGGGATGCCACCGCGTCTTGA
- a CDS encoding HNH endonuclease signature motif containing protein yields MNTSPATTPTDVMSAIAVVAEMVETDRQLAAIQARQLALLGRAGDIAAAETARIPLSSQRERELPLRSIAAELAAATRRSDRGMQNRIHQATVMRDRFPATVTALAEGRIDIGHLRVIEEAGARLTDPDARAMFEQAALAVAEKETAGRARPAILALAQRIDPVPFVQRYATAAEARRVWVHDLADGMAELGALLPAHLVHGIMDRITQCARMLLEQDAEADGADHVDAAQPDDRTMDQRRADVLSDLLLTGHATAAASDATVCETDAIVAHIQVTVPAATLTGADVPATFVGHGPMDPDTARDYASHATAWDRMFTDLRTGAIDSTDTYRPSRAQRRFLRGRDEHCRFPGCRAAVWHCDIDHTVDYAHGGPTRVCNLAHLCKRHHMLKHNTAWTVEQHPGGILVWTSPTGRVYPDIPQRTLEFIAAASSGAPPPF; encoded by the coding sequence ATGAACACCTCCCCGGCCACCACCCCGACCGACGTGATGTCGGCAATCGCGGTGGTCGCGGAGATGGTGGAGACCGACCGGCAGCTCGCCGCGATCCAGGCCCGCCAACTCGCACTGCTGGGCCGCGCGGGAGACATCGCGGCGGCGGAAACTGCCCGCATCCCGCTCTCGTCGCAGCGGGAACGGGAACTGCCGCTGCGGTCGATCGCGGCGGAGCTTGCCGCGGCGACGCGCCGGTCGGATCGGGGCATGCAGAACCGCATCCACCAGGCGACCGTGATGCGTGACCGGTTCCCCGCCACCGTCACCGCACTGGCGGAGGGCCGCATCGACATCGGGCACCTGCGGGTGATCGAAGAAGCCGGTGCCCGGCTCACCGACCCCGACGCGCGGGCGATGTTCGAACAGGCCGCCCTCGCGGTCGCGGAGAAGGAGACCGCGGGCCGGGCGCGACCGGCGATCCTCGCGCTCGCGCAACGCATCGACCCTGTTCCGTTCGTGCAGCGGTATGCGACGGCGGCGGAAGCCCGCCGGGTCTGGGTGCACGACCTGGCGGACGGCATGGCCGAGTTGGGTGCTCTGCTCCCCGCGCACCTCGTTCACGGGATCATGGACCGGATCACCCAGTGCGCCCGCATGCTGCTGGAACAGGACGCCGAGGCCGACGGGGCGGACCACGTGGACGCCGCGCAACCCGACGACCGCACGATGGATCAGCGCCGCGCCGATGTGCTCAGTGACCTGCTGCTCACCGGGCACGCCACTGCGGCAGCCTCCGATGCCACGGTGTGTGAGACGGATGCGATCGTCGCGCACATCCAGGTGACGGTGCCCGCTGCGACCCTGACCGGTGCGGATGTGCCCGCCACCTTCGTGGGGCACGGCCCGATGGACCCGGACACCGCCCGCGACTATGCCTCCCACGCCACCGCCTGGGACCGGATGTTCACCGACCTCCGCACCGGCGCGATCGACAGCACCGACACCTACCGGCCCTCCAGGGCGCAACGCCGGTTCCTACGGGGCCGGGACGAGCACTGCCGGTTCCCCGGCTGCCGCGCCGCGGTGTGGCACTGCGACATCGACCACACCGTCGACTACGCCCACGGCGGCCCCACCCGGGTGTGCAACCTCGCCCACCTGTGCAAACGGCACCACATGCTCAAACACAACACCGCCTGGACCGTGGAACAACACCCCGGCGGGATTTTGGTGTGGACCAGCCCGACCGGACGGGTCTACCCCGACATCCCGCAGCGCACGCTCGAATTCATCGCCGCGGCCAGCAGCGGCGCACCCCCACCGTTCTAG
- a CDS encoding hotdog domain-containing protein, with the protein MTSKAEASWYWSDEGVNFHTRKWVRPEDLNANGTLFGGSLLRWIDEEAAIYAILQLGNYRVVTKFISEINFEASALQGDLVEMGLTATHFGRTSLTMRAVVRNMITRERILTIEKIVFVSLDDDGKPKPHGFTDITYDRDRMPREHLGTGTVTLPTT; encoded by the coding sequence ATGACGAGCAAGGCTGAAGCATCCTGGTACTGGTCCGACGAAGGCGTGAACTTCCACACCCGCAAGTGGGTCCGCCCCGAGGACCTCAACGCGAACGGCACCCTGTTCGGCGGGAGCCTGCTGCGGTGGATCGATGAGGAAGCGGCGATCTACGCGATCCTGCAGCTGGGCAACTACCGCGTCGTCACCAAGTTCATCTCCGAGATCAACTTCGAAGCATCCGCCCTGCAGGGCGACCTGGTCGAGATGGGCCTCACCGCCACGCACTTCGGGAGGACGTCGCTGACCATGCGTGCCGTGGTGCGCAATATGATCACCCGAGAGCGCATCCTCACGATCGAGAAGATCGTGTTCGTCAGCCTCGACGATGACGGCAAGCCCAAGCCCCACGGATTCACCGACATCACCTACGACCGCGACCGCATGCCGCGCGAACATCTCGGTACCGGCACGGTCACGCTCCCCACGACCTGA